A single window of Pontiella agarivorans DNA harbors:
- the nusA gene encoding transcription termination factor NusA, with product MNPAELKAVVEYMESERGVERDVIVRAIELALQSVAEKNGMEDDTLRISIDRKTFEQKAYRKLSDGSEIETTPPRLGRIAAQTAKQVIMQKIRNAEKELIFEEYKDRIGEIITGTVTRFDRSDVVIELEHGEAIMPSKERVPTEEYEVGERIRAIIQNVRERERGPEIVLSRNHPDFVRRLFELEVSEISDGTMEIKGIAREAGYRSKVAVISYDERVDPVGACVGMRGMRVKNIVRELSGEKIDIVRWSEDIHTLITNALAPARLKSVDADEETQTVQVTVEPDQLSLAIGKRGQNARLTSKLTGWRVDIQKDEESMDFEERVAVAVTKLAAIEGIGDEFSEKLVFSGFLTLEGILAADMDDLSSIEGISREQAKSIWYAAEGEYIKEHGEISE from the coding sequence ATGAATCCTGCAGAGCTGAAAGCCGTTGTCGAGTACATGGAAAGCGAGCGCGGCGTTGAGCGTGATGTGATTGTACGTGCCATTGAGCTGGCGCTTCAGAGCGTGGCGGAAAAGAATGGCATGGAAGACGACACCCTGCGTATTTCCATTGATCGGAAAACGTTTGAACAGAAGGCGTACCGGAAGCTTTCGGACGGTTCTGAAATTGAAACCACTCCTCCGCGCCTCGGTCGTATTGCTGCCCAGACTGCCAAACAGGTGATCATGCAGAAAATACGCAATGCCGAGAAGGAACTGATCTTCGAAGAGTATAAAGACCGTATCGGTGAAATCATCACGGGTACTGTTACCCGTTTTGATCGTTCGGATGTTGTGATCGAGCTCGAGCACGGCGAGGCCATCATGCCTTCTAAGGAACGTGTTCCGACTGAAGAGTATGAAGTCGGTGAGCGTATTCGCGCCATCATCCAGAATGTACGCGAACGGGAGCGTGGACCTGAAATTGTGCTTTCGCGCAATCATCCTGATTTTGTCCGGCGTCTGTTTGAGCTGGAGGTGTCGGAAATTTCTGATGGAACGATGGAGATTAAAGGCATTGCCCGAGAAGCGGGCTACCGCTCCAAAGTGGCGGTCATTTCCTATGACGAGCGGGTGGACCCGGTTGGGGCCTGCGTCGGCATGCGCGGCATGCGGGTCAAAAATATTGTGCGCGAACTCTCCGGCGAAAAAATAGATATTGTCCGCTGGAGTGAAGATATCCACACCTTGATTACCAATGCGCTTGCGCCGGCGCGTCTGAAAAGTGTGGATGCCGATGAAGAGACGCAGACCGTGCAGGTTACGGTTGAGCCGGATCAGCTTTCGCTGGCCATCGGTAAACGCGGCCAGAATGCGCGCCTGACCTCCAAGCTGACTGGCTGGCGGGTCGACATCCAGAAGGATGAAGAGAGTATGGACTTTGAGGAACGCGTTGCTGTCGCGGTCACAAAGTTGGCGGCGATCGAAGGTATCGGCGACGAATTTTCAGAAAAGCTGGTCTTCTCCGGCTTCCTGACCCTGGAAGGAATTTTGGCGGCCGATATGGACGACCTTTCTTCTATCGAGGGCATTTCCCGCGAGCAGGCCAAATCAATCTGGTATGCTGCCGAAGGTGAATACATTAAAGAACATGGTGAGATTTCAGAATGA
- a CDS encoding ArsR/SmtB family transcription factor, which translates to MNEEYIDALKALAEPHRLRLFWLLIHVDQCITVAEAMDVTGDTQYNASRNLKMLYKAGLLAQKKSGKWVYYQLAEQNEPHWQALVESVGSIPAGEFSDVVSKCKKRLAMRVNNECVVGPDSEEWQAAISGT; encoded by the coding sequence ATGAATGAAGAATATATCGATGCCCTCAAAGCCCTTGCAGAGCCTCATCGGCTGCGCCTGTTCTGGTTGCTGATCCACGTGGACCAATGCATCACCGTGGCCGAAGCCATGGATGTGACCGGCGATACGCAGTACAATGCCTCCCGGAATCTGAAAATGCTCTACAAAGCCGGCCTGCTGGCCCAGAAAAAATCCGGCAAATGGGTTTACTATCAGTTGGCGGAACAGAATGAACCGCACTGGCAGGCGCTGGTTGAATCCGTGGGCTCCATCCCGGCCGGTGAGTTTTCCGATGTTGTGTCGAAATGTAAAAAACGCCTTGCCATGCGGGTCAACAACGAATGTGTGGTCGGCCCCGACAGCGAGGAGTGGCAGGCCGCAATTTCGGGCACATAA